The following proteins are encoded in a genomic region of Pyrus communis chromosome 11, drPyrComm1.1, whole genome shotgun sequence:
- the LOC137708193 gene encoding trimethyltridecatetraene synthase-like, translating into MEATWVVAYVAAWLGALALILLSRRLRHRKLNLPPGPKPWPIIGNLNLISHLPHRSVHELALKYGPIMQLKFGSYPVVVGSSVEMAKAFLKTHDVTFAGRPKFAAGKHTTYNYSDITWSPYGPYWRQARKMCITELFSNKRLESYEYIRREEMSALLKGLYDSSNSNVLLKDHLSTVSLNVISRMVLGKKYTDETKDAIVSPDEFKKMLDELFLLSGVLNIGDSIPWLDFLDLQGYIKRMKTLSKKLDMFLEHVLDEHITKREAGGKDFVAKDMVDVLLQLADDPNLEVKLERHGVKAFTQDLIAGGTESSAVTVEWAISELLRKPEIFKKAAEELDRVIGRERWVEEKDIVNLPYVDAIAKETMRLHPVAPMLVPRQTREDCQVAGYDIPKGTRALVSVWTIGRDPELWDNPEEFFPERFLGKDIDVKGQDFELLPFGSGRRMCPGYSLGIKVIQSSLANLLHGFTWRMPYNMKKEDLSMEEVFGLSTPKKTPLVAVCEPRLPPHVYSL; encoded by the exons ATGGAAGCCACTTGGGTTGTTGCATACGTAGCTGCATGGCTAGGAGCTCTAGCCCTCATCCTCCTCTCCCGCCGCCTCCGCCACCGCAAGCTCAATCTGCCGCCCGGCCCTAAACCCTGGCCTATCATTGGAAACCTCAACCTCATAAGCCACCTTCCCCACCGTTCCGTCCACGAGCTCGCCCTAAAATACGGCCCCATCATGCAGCTCAAGTTTGGGTCATACCCTGTCGTCGTGGGTTCTTCAGTAGAAATGGCCAAGGCCTTCCTGAAAACACACGACGTCACTTTTGCCGGCCGCCCTAAATTCGCAGCCGGCAAACACACAACCTACAACTACTCGGACATCACTTGGTCCCCGTATGGCCCATATTGGCGGCAAGCCCGTAAAATGTGCATCACGGAGCTTTTCAGCAACAAACGCCTAGAGTCTTATGAATATATTAGGAGGGAGGAAATGAGTGCCTTGCTTAAAGGATTATATGATTCCTCCAACTCCAACGTTTTGCTCAAAGACCACCTCTCAACCGTGAGCCTCAACGTCATAAGCCGGATGGTGCTTGGAAAGAAGTACACTGACGAGACTAAAGATGCGATTGTGAGCCCCGATGAGTTCAAGAAGATGTTGGATGAGTTGTTCTTGCTGAGTGGGGTGTTGAACATCGGCGATTCGATACCTTGGCTTGATTTTTTGGACTTACAAGGGTACATAAAGAGGATGAAGACTTTGAGCAAGAAGTTGGATATGTTTTTGGAGCATGTGTTGGATGAACATATCACAAAGAGGGAGGCTGGTGGGAAAGACTTTGTTGCAAAAGACATGGTTGATGTGCTCTTGCAGCTTGCTGATGATCCTAACCTAGAAGTTAAGCTTGAGAGGCATGGGGTCAAGGCATTTACTCAG GACCTAATTGCCGGAGGAACGGAGAGCTCAGCAGTGACGGTGGAATGGGCAATTTCGGAGCTCCTAAGGAAGCCGGAGATATTCAAAAAGGCAGCGGAGGAGCTAGACAGGGTGATTGGAAGAGAGAGATGGGTTGAGGAGAAGGACATTGTTAATCTCCCATATGTTGATGCCATTGCCAAAGAAACCATGAGGCTGCACCCAGTGGCACCCATGTTGGTGCCAAGGCAAACCAGGGAAGACTGCCAAGTAGCTGGCTATGACATACCCAAGGGCACCAGAGCCCTAGTGAGTGTGTGGACAATAGGAAGAGACCCTGAATTGTGGGACAACCCTGAGGAGTTCTTCCCTGAGAGGTTCCTAGGCAAGGACATTGATGTCAAAGGCCAGGACTTTGAGCTGCTTCCTTTTGGGTCAGGCAGGAGGATGTGCCCTGGCTACAGTCTGGGCATTAAGGTCATTCAGTCAAGTCTGGCTAATCTGTTACATGGATTTACATGGAGAATGCCATATAACATGAAGAAAGAGGATTTGAGCATGGAGGAGGTTTTTGGGCTTTCGACACCGAAAAAAACTCCCCTTGTTGCAGTCTGTGAGCCTCGTCTTCCACCTCATGTTTACTCACTGTGA